A window of Corvus hawaiiensis isolate bCorHaw1 chromosome 17, bCorHaw1.pri.cur, whole genome shotgun sequence contains these coding sequences:
- the OSBPL2 gene encoding oxysterol-binding protein-related protein 2 yields MNSEEEFYDAVTGFDSDNSSGDFSEANHKVPEMLDLDPHQSSRTGKHNGETEIQENGIKRHRTSLPAPMFSRSDFSVWSILKKCIGLELSKITMPIVFNEPLSFLQRITEYMEHIYLINKACSHADPLERMQAVAAFAVSAVASQWERTGKPFNPLLGETYELTREDLGFRFISEQVSHHPPISAFYSEGLNKDFIFHGSIYPKLKFWGKSIEAEPRGTITLELLKHNEAYTWTNPTCCVHNVIIGKLWLEQYGVVEIVNHSTGDKCVLNFKPCGLFGKELHRVEGYIQDKHRKKLCVIYGKWTECLWCTDPTTYETYKKSEKRGGEQKKKSSEEDIKSENDEADDMPEVQDTVQFIPGSKLLWRINCRPPNSSQMYNFTSFAVSLNELEKGMEAILAPTDCRLRPDIRNMENGNMDVASKEKERLEEKQRAARKERAKDEVEWHTRWFHQGTNPYTGTPDWLYSGGYFDRNFSDCPDIY; encoded by the exons ATGAACAGTGAAGAAGAGTTTTATGATGCCGTTACGG GCTTTGATTCTGACAATTCTTCAGGAGACTTTTCAGAAGCAAATCATAAAGTTCCAGAAATGCTTGATCTAGATCCACACCAAAGCAGTAGGACTGGAAAGCATAATGGAGAGACAGAGATACAAGAGAATGGGATTAAGAGACACAG GACATCATTACCTGCCCCAATGTTTTCTAGAAGTGATTTTAGTGTGTggagcatattaaaaaaatgcattggaCTG GAGCTGTCCAAGATTACGATGCCCATTGTCTTCAACGAGCCCTTGAGTTTCCTTCAAAGGATAACAGAATATATGGAGCATATATACCTCATTAATAAGGCTTGTAGTCATGCAGATCCCCTGGAAAGAATGCAG GCTGTAGCTGCTTTTGCAGTCTCTGCTGTAGCTTCTCAGTGGGAGAGAACTGGCAAACCATTTAACCCGCTGTTAGGAGAAACCTATGAATTAACCAG GGAGGATTTAGGATTTAGGTTTATATCTGAACAAGTCAGCCACCACCCACCTATTAGTGCATTTTATTCTGAAGGCCTCAATAAGGACTTCATATTTCATGGATCAATCTATCCCAAACTAAAATTCTGGGGAAAGAGTATAGAAGCAGAGCCTCGGGGAACAATTACTTTGGAGCTTCTGAA GCACAATGAAGCTTACACATGGACAAATCCAACCTGTTGTGTACATAATGTAATTATTGGTAAACTGTGGTTAGAGCAGTACGGAGTGGTAGAAATTGTAAATCACAG TACTGGAGATAAATGTGTCCTTAATTTTAAACCGTGTGGACTGTTTGGGAAAGAGCTTCACAGAGTAGAGGGATATATCCAGGACAAGCA caggaagaagCTGTGTGTGATCTATGGCAAGTGGACAGAATGTTTGTGGTGCACTGATCCCACCACATATGAGACCTACAAAAAGAGTGAGAAGAGAGGTGGTGAGCAGAAGAAGAAGTCG AGTGAAGAAGATATTAAATCTGAAAATGATGAGGCTGATGATATGCCAGAGGTTCAAGACACGGTGCAGTTCATACCAGGCAGTAAATTGCTTTGGAGAATAAATTGTAGGCCACCAAACTCATCACAG atgTACAATTTCACCAGTTTTGCTGTGAGTCTCAATGAGCTGGAAAAGGGCATGGAAGCGATATTGGCTCCCACGGACTGCCGGCTACGTCCGGAtatcaggaacatggagaacgGGAACATGG ATGTGGCAAGCAAAGAGAAGGAGAGActagaagagaaacaaagagctGCTCGCAAGGAGCGTGCAAAAGACGAGGTGGAGTGGCACACACG ATGGTTTCATCAAGGCACTAACCCATACACTGGGACTCCAGATTGGCTGTACTCAGGTGGCTATTTTGATAGAAATTTCTCAGACTGTCCAGACATATATTGA